Proteins found in one Salvia splendens isolate huo1 chromosome 10, SspV2, whole genome shotgun sequence genomic segment:
- the LOC121750159 gene encoding uncharacterized protein LOC121750159 isoform X1: MEVAIIDWKTIDSRAVIDDLYEHINAPKWVDLTAQDDPVDDEAWFCRPDCDHPKKVEDFFNQNDRTPLSNSKAKVLFIFIKEFNLDFVFFFNLVLNSIARSAYFPQKLGLILPLLHNIVFQFVATQFQRSASVSDIPAYQRGNRDATLKRRGTNQPFGLAAENAENQDPNFSTPVQYKAWFGKAATKSSANRKEDSYANEGAPKLRSTLSARNLFSGTDLLSKVSEFCNELKKLTTRAQDKESDENHAEERIMSEREKERKPLLETGSSKGRLRRKKRNEDGENTPMTVDVNRIKQLDAEGKLPIRTCPPTPQCFSATPKPLRPRLMERGVLKEVKQMEKEVMKSSNHGGGGGGEVSEKEVRSLDVFWFLKPCTLSS; the protein is encoded by the exons ATGGAGGTAGCAATTATCGATTGGAAAACCATCGATTCGAGAGCAGTGATCGACGATTTGTATGAACACATCAATGCTCCAAAATGGGTAGATTTAACCGCCCAGGATGATCCCGTTGATGATGAAGCCTGGTTCTGCCGCCCAG ACTGCGATCACCCTAAGAAAGTTGAAGACTTCTTCAATCAGAACGACAGGACTCCTCTCTCCAATTCCAAAGCCAAggttttgtttatatttatcaAGGAATTCAATCtcgattttgtttttttttttaatttggttttgaattctATTGCAAGAAGTGCATATTTCCCCCAAAAATTAGGGTTGATATTGCCATTACTTCATAATATAGTGTTTCAATTTGTCGCAACACAGTTTCAAAGATCAGCTAGTGTTTCCGATATTCCTGCTTATCAACGAGGCAACAG AGATGCAACGCTGAAGAGGAGAGGGACGAATCAACCTTTCGGATTAGCAGCCGAAAATGCTGAGAATCAAGATCCTAATTTCTCGACCCCCGTGCAATACAAGGCTTGGTTTGGAAAGGCCGCAACCAAGTCAAGCGCTAACAGGAAAGAAGATAGCTATGCTAACGAGGGGGCACCGAAGCTGAGAAGCACTTTGTCTGCAAGGAATCTGTTCTCAGGCACGGATTTGCTGAGTAAAGTTTCCGAGTTCTGcaatgagctgaagaagttgacTACGAGGGCTCAAGACAAGGAGAGTGATGAGAATCACGCAGAAGAAAGGATTATGAGCGAaagagagaaggagaggaagCCGTTGCTGGAGACGGGAAGTTCCAAGGGGAGGCTGAGAAGGAAGAA GAGAAATGAAGATGGAGAGAACACCCCGATGACTGTGGACGTGAACAGAATCAAACAACTTGACGCCGAGGGCAAGCTGCCAATCCGCACTTGTCCCCCCACTCCACAGTGCTTTTCCGCAACGCCCAAGCCTCTCCGGCCCAGGCTTATG GAGAGAGGAGTTTTGAAGGAGGTGAAGCAGATGGAGAAGGAAGTAATGAAGAGCAGCAAccatggaggaggaggaggaggagaggttTCTGAGAAAGAAGTAAGATCTTTGGATGTTTTCTGGTTCCTAAAACCTTGCACTCTATCAAGCTGA
- the LOC121750159 gene encoding uncharacterized protein LOC121750159 isoform X2 codes for MEVAIIDWKTIDSRAVIDDLYEHINAPKWVDLTAQDDPVDDEAWFCRPDCDHPKKVEDFFNQNDRTPLSNSKAKFQRSASVSDIPAYQRGNRDATLKRRGTNQPFGLAAENAENQDPNFSTPVQYKAWFGKAATKSSANRKEDSYANEGAPKLRSTLSARNLFSGTDLLSKVSEFCNELKKLTTRAQDKESDENHAEERIMSEREKERKPLLETGSSKGRLRRKKRNEDGENTPMTVDVNRIKQLDAEGKLPIRTCPPTPQCFSATPKPLRPRLMERGVLKEVKQMEKEVMKSSNHGGGGGGEVSEKEVRSLDVFWFLKPCTLSS; via the exons ATGGAGGTAGCAATTATCGATTGGAAAACCATCGATTCGAGAGCAGTGATCGACGATTTGTATGAACACATCAATGCTCCAAAATGGGTAGATTTAACCGCCCAGGATGATCCCGTTGATGATGAAGCCTGGTTCTGCCGCCCAG ACTGCGATCACCCTAAGAAAGTTGAAGACTTCTTCAATCAGAACGACAGGACTCCTCTCTCCAATTCCAAAGCCAAg TTTCAAAGATCAGCTAGTGTTTCCGATATTCCTGCTTATCAACGAGGCAACAG AGATGCAACGCTGAAGAGGAGAGGGACGAATCAACCTTTCGGATTAGCAGCCGAAAATGCTGAGAATCAAGATCCTAATTTCTCGACCCCCGTGCAATACAAGGCTTGGTTTGGAAAGGCCGCAACCAAGTCAAGCGCTAACAGGAAAGAAGATAGCTATGCTAACGAGGGGGCACCGAAGCTGAGAAGCACTTTGTCTGCAAGGAATCTGTTCTCAGGCACGGATTTGCTGAGTAAAGTTTCCGAGTTCTGcaatgagctgaagaagttgacTACGAGGGCTCAAGACAAGGAGAGTGATGAGAATCACGCAGAAGAAAGGATTATGAGCGAaagagagaaggagaggaagCCGTTGCTGGAGACGGGAAGTTCCAAGGGGAGGCTGAGAAGGAAGAA GAGAAATGAAGATGGAGAGAACACCCCGATGACTGTGGACGTGAACAGAATCAAACAACTTGACGCCGAGGGCAAGCTGCCAATCCGCACTTGTCCCCCCACTCCACAGTGCTTTTCCGCAACGCCCAAGCCTCTCCGGCCCAGGCTTATG GAGAGAGGAGTTTTGAAGGAGGTGAAGCAGATGGAGAAGGAAGTAATGAAGAGCAGCAAccatggaggaggaggaggaggagaggttTCTGAGAAAGAAGTAAGATCTTTGGATGTTTTCTGGTTCCTAAAACCTTGCACTCTATCAAGCTGA